In Streptomyces nodosus, one DNA window encodes the following:
- a CDS encoding VOC family protein, translating into MSDIYPFLAVDDVDAAVEFYAQAFGAIEEGERVRAPDGPQVAVLSIAGNRLGVATEAPELGTPSPQTLGATTVRISLDVDDPDTVAAQAVAAGAREMFPVADQPYGMRQGRVVDPFGHHWLIGRHL; encoded by the coding sequence ATGAGCGATATCTATCCGTTCCTGGCGGTCGACGATGTCGACGCCGCCGTCGAGTTCTACGCGCAGGCGTTCGGCGCCATCGAGGAGGGCGAGCGCGTGCGTGCTCCTGACGGGCCGCAGGTGGCAGTCCTCTCCATCGCAGGCAATCGCCTCGGCGTGGCGACCGAGGCGCCGGAGCTCGGCACCCCGAGCCCGCAGACGCTGGGAGCGACGACGGTACGGATCTCCCTCGACGTCGATGATCCCGACACGGTCGCCGCGCAGGCGGTCGCCGCCGGCGCGCGCGAGATGTTCCCGGTCGCCGACCAGCCGTACGGGATGCGCCAGGGCCGTGTGGTCGACCCGTTC